One window from the genome of Oceanidesulfovibrio indonesiensis encodes:
- a CDS encoding tetratricopeptide repeat protein, protein MGGATRNSRNHAEPSEPAADVLTPYRDKPFHIYVIDRALRDQLRVILEALKFSNVIVHKAPLSYFENARTLGQLLLTREGVFLVNPPAHAVSPGSKTRIPKDLPEYFETVKLVVGNTRRDVMKTLSKCVPVFTDIHFSQKRENTLITLAQYGISGAFILQKLESLANLAPRMREIHAKEQLMERYREVRDYLTEYLPHREGRLEELKERQEERELSARKAESDQWIRQGHEARAAGDWERAVQCFSKAIETYPQNPSAYMESGRTYVRLKRYPKALMRFAQAEEVAEGSPEPNKEIGMVRVLQAQERVRAGESPEHAEVMQLLDDALANFQKALDKASAIKPLGEEDHRQRDVEAVTRIAGDLMKIDLRSRLGKNHPAVKKLGAMARTAFNKVANTEMDELPAGQLIFLGLAAIEDRNFTEAERLLFKAAREESHFAEACNEIIYMGTLVRKLEGPLRAIDIYNRLLDLDPPNKAAVNFNLAVAYAVEHKELESAGAIVRGLMLEPALAQNEMFYKNHQLYQVLETVVDLFDTVDQTKKRMQVPELVARSVYFQERLERLILTGQQKDALVLAYNLAKKIPEFFARESVLASKTIVEFLQARTSMCRSAGKESLVWLAGFLEDFLERRKQANYPKRLIAYMRFKAEALKTLESGGERSEAAYYLAKAVMAHPEYTQSVEFYASRQFLQLVDEIHEALRYVDVGKVRG, encoded by the coding sequence ATGGGTGGAGCGACACGGAATTCCCGGAACCATGCGGAGCCGTCTGAACCGGCGGCCGATGTTCTGACGCCGTATCGCGACAAGCCGTTCCACATCTACGTTATCGACCGCGCCCTGCGCGACCAGCTCAGGGTTATCCTCGAAGCGCTCAAGTTCTCCAACGTCATTGTTCACAAAGCCCCGCTTTCGTACTTCGAGAACGCCCGCACCCTCGGGCAGCTCCTGCTCACCCGCGAGGGTGTCTTCCTGGTCAACCCGCCCGCTCACGCGGTATCTCCCGGCAGCAAGACGCGCATTCCCAAGGATTTGCCCGAGTACTTCGAGACAGTGAAGCTCGTGGTGGGCAACACCCGTCGCGATGTAATGAAGACGCTGTCGAAGTGCGTGCCCGTGTTCACTGACATCCACTTCTCCCAGAAGCGTGAGAACACGCTCATCACCCTGGCGCAATACGGCATCTCCGGCGCGTTCATTCTTCAGAAGCTGGAATCCCTCGCCAACCTGGCTCCCAGGATGCGCGAGATTCACGCCAAAGAGCAGCTTATGGAACGCTACCGGGAGGTGCGCGACTACCTGACGGAATACCTGCCCCACCGCGAGGGCCGGTTGGAAGAGCTCAAAGAGCGCCAGGAGGAGCGGGAACTCTCCGCGCGCAAGGCCGAGTCCGACCAGTGGATACGCCAGGGCCATGAGGCCCGCGCCGCCGGGGACTGGGAACGCGCCGTGCAGTGCTTCTCCAAGGCCATCGAAACGTACCCCCAGAACCCTTCAGCGTACATGGAGAGCGGTCGGACCTATGTGCGGCTCAAGCGGTATCCCAAGGCGCTCATGCGTTTCGCGCAGGCCGAAGAAGTGGCGGAGGGCAGCCCGGAGCCCAACAAGGAGATCGGCATGGTCCGTGTGCTTCAGGCCCAGGAACGCGTCCGGGCGGGAGAGTCGCCGGAGCATGCCGAGGTCATGCAGCTTCTGGACGATGCGCTGGCAAATTTCCAGAAAGCGTTGGACAAGGCCTCGGCCATCAAGCCGCTTGGCGAGGAGGACCACCGGCAACGGGATGTGGAAGCCGTCACGCGTATTGCCGGCGATCTCATGAAGATCGATCTCAGAAGCAGGCTGGGCAAGAACCATCCGGCGGTGAAGAAGCTCGGGGCCATGGCCCGAACGGCTTTCAACAAGGTGGCCAACACGGAGATGGACGAACTGCCTGCGGGCCAGCTCATTTTTCTGGGACTGGCCGCCATAGAGGACCGCAACTTTACGGAGGCCGAGCGGCTGTTGTTCAAGGCCGCCAGAGAGGAAAGCCACTTTGCCGAGGCCTGCAATGAGATCATCTACATGGGCACCCTCGTGCGCAAGCTGGAAGGGCCGCTGCGGGCCATAGACATCTACAACCGGCTGCTCGACCTGGACCCGCCCAACAAAGCGGCGGTGAATTTCAACCTTGCGGTGGCTTACGCGGTGGAGCACAAGGAACTGGAAAGCGCCGGCGCCATCGTGCGCGGGCTCATGCTGGAACCAGCCCTGGCGCAGAACGAGATGTTCTACAAGAACCATCAGCTCTACCAGGTGCTGGAAACCGTGGTTGACCTGTTCGACACCGTGGATCAGACGAAAAAACGTATGCAGGTGCCGGAGCTCGTGGCCAGGTCGGTGTATTTCCAGGAGCGGCTCGAACGGCTCATTCTCACGGGTCAGCAGAAGGACGCTCTGGTGCTCGCGTACAATCTGGCGAAGAAAATCCCCGAGTTCTTCGCCAGAGAGTCTGTTCTTGCGAGCAAAACAATCGTGGAGTTTCTCCAGGCCAGGACCAGCATGTGCCGAAGCGCCGGCAAGGAAAGTCTGGTCTGGCTCGCCGGGTTTCTGGAAGATTTCCTGGAGCGGCGCAAGCAGGCGAATTACCCGAAGCGTCTCATCGCCTACATGCGCTTCAAGGCAGAAGCGTTGAAAACGCTGGAGTCGGGCGGCGAGCGCAGCGAAGCGGCATATTATCTCGCCAAGGCCGTGATGGCTCACCCTGAATACACCCAGTCGGTGGAGTTCTATGCGAGCAGGCAGTTCCTGCAACTCGTCGACGAGATCCACGAGGCATTGCGGTACGTGGATGTGGGCAAGGTTCGCGGCTAG
- the panB gene encoding 3-methyl-2-oxobutanoate hydroxymethyltransferase → MTRQLTAPDIMAAKGERKLTMLTAYDYPTARLVDEAGIDMILVGDSLGMVVLGYDDTIPVTMDEMVHHCRAVTRGVSRALVVGDMPFMSYEAGPEQALASAGRLMKESGVRAVKLEGGREVAPQTKALVQAGIPVVGHVGLTPQRIAQLGGFKVQGKTAEAARIILEDARALQDAGCFAIILEAVPAPMGRFITQSLAVPTIGIGGGPHCDGQVLVIHDVLGLFERFTPRFVKKYANLAQDVREAVTQYKSEVESGAFPGEEHSFSMDPEEEKKLS, encoded by the coding sequence ATGACCAGGCAACTCACCGCACCCGACATAATGGCCGCCAAGGGCGAACGCAAGCTCACCATGCTCACGGCGTATGACTATCCCACGGCCAGGCTTGTGGACGAGGCCGGGATAGACATGATCCTGGTTGGCGATTCGCTGGGCATGGTGGTTTTGGGCTACGACGACACCATACCCGTGACCATGGACGAGATGGTCCACCACTGCCGCGCCGTGACGCGCGGGGTCTCCCGCGCCCTGGTGGTTGGGGACATGCCCTTCATGAGCTACGAGGCCGGGCCGGAACAGGCCCTGGCCAGCGCGGGACGTCTCATGAAGGAAAGCGGCGTGCGCGCCGTGAAGCTCGAAGGCGGCCGCGAGGTAGCGCCCCAGACAAAGGCCCTGGTCCAGGCGGGCATTCCGGTGGTCGGGCACGTGGGACTCACGCCGCAGCGCATCGCCCAGCTCGGCGGCTTCAAGGTGCAGGGCAAGACAGCCGAGGCGGCGCGGATCATCCTGGAGGACGCCAGGGCGCTGCAAGACGCCGGCTGCTTCGCGATCATTCTGGAGGCGGTGCCGGCTCCCATGGGCCGGTTCATCACACAGTCCCTCGCCGTGCCCACTATCGGCATCGGCGGAGGTCCGCACTGCGACGGACAGGTTCTGGTGATCCACGACGTGCTTGGCCTGTTCGAGCGCTTCACACCCAGATTCGTCAAGAAATATGCAAACCTCGCACAGGACGTGCGCGAGGCGGTGACTCAGTACAAAAGCGAGGTGGAAAGCGGCGCCTTCCCCGGTGAGGAGCATTCCTTCTCCATGGACCCGGAGGAAGAGAAGAAGCTTTCCTGA
- a CDS encoding DUF1737 domain-containing protein: MKYKIIKASSDHELEEEVRKHLMEGWRPLGGVSIVQAEMAFSKVLKFYQAVEKETREDRRRLLEMEDDERDKAELERRLR; encoded by the coding sequence GTGAAGTACAAGATCATCAAGGCCTCGTCAGACCACGAACTCGAAGAAGAGGTGCGCAAGCATCTCATGGAAGGCTGGCGGCCGCTCGGCGGCGTGTCCATCGTTCAGGCGGAGATGGCTTTTTCCAAGGTGCTCAAGTTCTATCAGGCCGTTGAGAAGGAAACGCGCGAAGACAGACGCCGTCTTCTCGAAATGGAGGATGATGAGCGCGACAAAGCCGAGCTCGAACGTCGGTTGCGGTAA
- a CDS encoding S1C family serine protease: MKTLPFAVVMRFAPILFIALLCLPRSAAALDAQALFRSAQSSVVVVVPVDAYNRPMGLGTGFYIKDGRYVVTNYHVVKDSSEVRVKISEGKVVTAARVRAVDKKHDIAIIEMPSDGLGDPLPLAGGDPEVGQAVLAIGNPSGLEKTLSTGVVSGLRRMNGGSLVYQITAPISPGSSGGPVLNEAGQVLGVTSFQAAQGQNLNFAMPVLYIHKLLGNPAGGDSFESVPKRRLQIEQDESGVINIFDR, from the coding sequence ATGAAGACGCTTCCGTTCGCAGTCGTCATGCGTTTTGCGCCTATCCTGTTCATCGCGCTGCTGTGCCTGCCGCGTTCCGCCGCTGCCCTCGACGCCCAGGCGCTGTTCCGCAGCGCTCAGAGTTCCGTGGTGGTGGTCGTGCCCGTGGACGCCTACAACAGGCCCATGGGGCTCGGCACCGGTTTCTACATCAAGGACGGTCGCTACGTGGTGACGAACTACCACGTCGTCAAGGATTCGTCCGAAGTCCGCGTGAAGATATCCGAGGGCAAAGTGGTGACGGCCGCGCGGGTGCGGGCCGTAGACAAGAAACACGACATCGCCATCATTGAGATGCCGTCCGATGGCTTGGGTGATCCCCTGCCCCTGGCCGGCGGCGATCCCGAGGTGGGCCAGGCGGTCCTGGCCATCGGCAATCCCAGCGGTCTGGAGAAAACCCTGTCCACCGGCGTAGTCAGCGGCTTGCGGCGCATGAACGGCGGGTCGCTCGTTTACCAGATCACCGCACCCATCTCGCCTGGCTCCAGCGGCGGTCCGGTGCTCAACGAAGCCGGTCAGGTGCTTGGCGTCACCAGCTTCCAGGCAGCGCAGGGACAGAACCTGAACTTCGCCATGCCTGTCCTTTACATCCACAAGCTTCTGGGCAACCCCGCGGGTGGGGACTCTTTCGAGTCCGTCCCCAAACGCAGGTTGCAGATAGAGCAGGACGAGTCGGGCGTCATCAACATCTTCGATCGCTGA
- a CDS encoding radical SAM protein: protein MKRRHPLFQLATWKRLAAGRIPGQVVIQYTDRCNAACAQCGMRRTSTFERSSMDTAQARRLLDAAAERGVRSVSFTGGEPLLHFDEIVELMEHAGRLGIPFVRTGTNGFIFRGHEKPGWEDRIKRMAGRLAATPLNTFWISVDSADAAVHERNRGFSGIMAGMEKALPIFHEAGIYPAANLGINRLTGGDGAHRLPDYAGPATDDPNSNDAARRFYAAARNAFRRFYRMAHDLGFTMANACYPMSFDDESEAVYAATSEDDFIRFRPAEKALLFRALSDTIPEFRGDLRIFSPRCSLLALVRSYASGEPQGAACRGGVDFFFVDCKDMNTYPCGYRGSENLGRFWDLDLAAMPAPDCRECDWECFRDPSEMLGPVMQALRSPVALGRSILRDKEAFRVWGEDVAYYRACGFFDGRKPPRYERMARYARTESLAETIAPSLS from the coding sequence ATGAAGCGCCGCCATCCCCTGTTCCAACTCGCCACTTGGAAACGCCTGGCCGCCGGTCGTATTCCCGGCCAGGTGGTCATCCAGTACACGGACCGCTGCAACGCGGCCTGCGCCCAGTGCGGCATGCGTCGGACCAGCACGTTCGAGCGCAGTTCCATGGACACGGCCCAGGCCAGAAGGCTTTTGGATGCAGCGGCCGAACGCGGCGTGCGCTCCGTCTCCTTCACCGGCGGCGAGCCGTTGCTCCACTTCGACGAGATCGTCGAGCTTATGGAGCACGCCGGCCGCCTGGGCATACCCTTCGTGCGCACCGGCACCAACGGATTCATTTTCCGCGGTCACGAAAAGCCGGGCTGGGAGGACAGGATCAAACGCATGGCGGGGCGGCTCGCCGCCACGCCCCTGAATACGTTCTGGATAAGCGTGGATTCGGCCGACGCCGCCGTGCACGAGCGCAACCGCGGCTTCTCCGGCATCATGGCGGGCATGGAGAAGGCGTTGCCAATCTTCCACGAGGCAGGCATCTATCCGGCGGCCAACCTGGGCATCAACCGTCTCACCGGCGGAGACGGTGCGCACCGTCTGCCCGACTATGCCGGCCCGGCCACGGACGATCCGAACTCGAACGACGCGGCCCGGCGGTTCTACGCTGCGGCGCGCAATGCATTCCGACGGTTCTACCGCATGGCGCACGATCTCGGCTTTACCATGGCCAACGCCTGCTACCCCATGAGCTTCGACGACGAGAGCGAGGCCGTGTATGCGGCCACATCCGAGGACGATTTCATCCGTTTCCGGCCGGCGGAAAAGGCGCTGCTGTTCCGGGCACTGTCCGATACCATTCCGGAGTTCCGGGGGGATTTGCGCATATTCTCTCCGCGCTGCTCGTTGCTGGCGCTGGTGCGGTCCTATGCGTCGGGAGAGCCGCAGGGTGCGGCCTGCCGCGGCGGGGTGGATTTTTTCTTCGTGGATTGCAAGGACATGAACACATACCCGTGCGGCTACCGCGGCTCGGAAAACCTGGGCAGGTTCTGGGATCTGGACCTGGCCGCCATGCCCGCGCCGGACTGCCGCGAATGTGACTGGGAGTGCTTCCGCGACCCGTCTGAAATGCTGGGCCCTGTGATGCAGGCGCTGCGGAGTCCCGTTGCGCTGGGGCGTTCAATTCTGCGGGATAAGGAAGCATTCAGAGTCTGGGGCGAGGATGTGGCCTACTACCGGGCGTGCGGATTTTTCGACGGCCGCAAACCGCCCCGGTACGAGCGCATGGCCCGGTACGCCCGCACCGAGAGCCTGGCCGAAACCATCGCGCCGTCCCTCTCCTGA
- a CDS encoding methyl-accepting chemotaxis protein, with translation MRRTRRGVLHSIGNRATLVVICLLILFGGIGAGLSVVRFLELSERNADYTYDLVLSRAKNAIRNHTYLPYQVVQRHAQLVDDTGTELLANTLGSLASQIMPFFEKPMPEDERMELVMDIAANTRFMDDHGVWLSDGERILHHFDPSFVGSSYDDAGNSDADGKRSLREAIRSSRSEGTSSYRYSKAVQGTSETMHGLAMRVPGTDLVVGAEIARSELVRVRKDMALDELKAMRLPDGNYFWVNDMGRPRPRMIMHPTSPVLDGQILENKTFDCAFRKQPGVDGKPVPLENANLFASMVEVADKAGEGFVWYEWSKPTEDGGATKELFPKLSYVILYEPWGWVIGNGIYIDDIQTVVERRQETFEQHIRSLTLELAIVSLGLTLLIAVGLLWYFRTLITRPIGNLAAYSEEVAAGRLDAQLEGHYPGETQDLKDSMGIMVDSLKQAVQDAEAKGRLAEEEAERARAALAEARQAEERAMQARREGLREAAGKLESLVSTLHDAAGDLSSRVAEANRAAMAQRDQVGEAATSMGEMNTAVMDVAHSASNASHSADAAREKAGSGKEVVTEVVRSIHTVSETTNAMDASLRELAEQAEAIGRVMTVINDIADQTNLLALNAAIEAARAGEAGRGFAVVADEVRKLAEKTMQATDEVGRAVGSIQTGVSGAGRQMEESAGAVERSSDLAGQAGSALEDIVRMVDEASDQVRAIATASEEQSASSETISRTMDSVRDLSTDTAQNMDEAVEAIEKLTRIATQLTDLMESLRKG, from the coding sequence ATGAGGCGTACCCGTCGTGGCGTACTGCATTCAATCGGCAATCGAGCAACACTTGTCGTCATCTGTTTGTTGATTCTTTTCGGGGGTATCGGCGCCGGACTCAGCGTGGTGCGGTTCCTGGAACTGTCCGAGCGCAACGCGGACTATACCTACGACCTCGTCCTGTCGCGCGCCAAGAACGCCATCCGTAACCATACCTACCTGCCGTACCAGGTGGTGCAGCGTCACGCCCAGCTGGTCGACGACACCGGAACCGAGCTGCTGGCGAACACTCTCGGCTCGCTCGCATCCCAGATCATGCCGTTCTTCGAGAAGCCCATGCCCGAGGACGAGCGCATGGAGCTGGTCATGGACATTGCTGCCAACACGCGGTTCATGGACGACCATGGCGTATGGCTCAGCGACGGCGAGCGCATTCTTCATCACTTCGATCCATCCTTCGTGGGTTCCTCTTACGACGATGCGGGAAACTCCGACGCCGATGGAAAGCGCTCCCTGAGGGAGGCGATCCGTTCCAGCCGCTCGGAGGGGACTTCTTCCTACAGGTATTCCAAGGCGGTGCAGGGGACGAGCGAGACCATGCACGGTCTCGCGATGCGTGTGCCCGGAACCGACCTGGTCGTGGGCGCCGAGATTGCACGATCGGAGCTCGTGCGCGTCCGCAAGGATATGGCGCTCGATGAACTCAAGGCCATGCGGCTGCCGGACGGGAACTACTTCTGGGTCAACGACATGGGCCGGCCCAGACCACGCATGATCATGCATCCCACCAGCCCGGTTCTGGACGGTCAAATCCTGGAAAACAAGACCTTCGATTGTGCATTCAGAAAGCAGCCCGGCGTGGACGGCAAGCCCGTGCCGCTGGAAAACGCGAACCTGTTCGCCTCCATGGTGGAGGTGGCGGACAAAGCCGGCGAAGGTTTTGTCTGGTATGAATGGTCCAAGCCCACCGAGGACGGCGGCGCCACCAAGGAACTGTTCCCCAAGCTTTCGTATGTCATCCTCTACGAACCGTGGGGCTGGGTCATCGGCAACGGCATCTACATCGACGATATCCAGACGGTCGTGGAGCGGCGGCAGGAAACGTTCGAGCAGCACATCCGCAGTCTGACCCTGGAGTTGGCCATCGTGAGCCTCGGGCTCACGTTGCTCATCGCCGTGGGGCTGCTCTGGTACTTCCGAACGCTCATCACCAGGCCCATCGGGAACCTGGCGGCTTATTCCGAGGAGGTGGCGGCAGGCAGGCTCGATGCGCAGCTGGAAGGTCACTACCCGGGCGAGACGCAGGACCTCAAGGATTCCATGGGAATCATGGTGGACTCCCTGAAGCAGGCCGTGCAGGACGCCGAGGCAAAAGGTCGGCTTGCCGAAGAGGAGGCGGAACGCGCCAGGGCGGCTCTCGCAGAAGCCAGACAGGCCGAGGAGCGCGCCATGCAGGCCCGGCGCGAAGGCCTGCGCGAGGCGGCGGGCAAACTGGAGAGTCTGGTAAGCACGCTGCACGACGCCGCCGGTGATTTGTCAAGCCGCGTGGCCGAAGCCAACCGCGCCGCCATGGCGCAGCGCGACCAGGTGGGCGAGGCCGCCACATCCATGGGCGAGATGAACACCGCCGTGATGGACGTGGCCCACAGCGCGTCCAACGCCTCACACAGCGCTGACGCCGCCAGGGAAAAGGCCGGGTCGGGCAAGGAGGTCGTCACGGAGGTGGTGCGCTCCATCCATACGGTGTCCGAGACCACCAACGCCATGGACGCAAGTCTCAGAGAACTGGCGGAGCAGGCCGAGGCCATCGGCCGGGTCATGACGGTGATCAACGACATCGCCGACCAGACCAACCTGCTCGCCCTCAACGCGGCCATCGAGGCGGCGCGCGCCGGCGAGGCCGGCCGCGGGTTCGCCGTGGTCGCGGACGAGGTGCGCAAGCTCGCAGAAAAGACCATGCAAGCCACGGACGAAGTAGGCAGGGCCGTTGGGTCCATCCAGACCGGCGTGTCCGGAGCCGGGCGGCAGATGGAGGAATCCGCCGGCGCCGTGGAGCGCTCCAGCGACCTGGCGGGGCAGGCAGGCTCCGCGCTTGAAGATATCGTGCGCATGGTGGACGAAGCCTCGGACCAGGTCCGGGCAATCGCCACGGCCTCGGAGGAGCAGTCCGCGTCCAGCGAGACCATCAGCCGGACCATGGATTCCGTGCGGGACCTTTCAACCGACACCGCGCAGAACATGGACGAGGCGGTGGAGGCCATCGAGAAGCTCACCCGCATCGCCACCCAGCTTACGGATCTCATGGAGTCGCTGCGGAAAGGATGA
- a CDS encoding glycosyltransferase, whose amino-acid sequence MKIDLHVHSRFSSRPSQWILRKMHCPESFVEPETIYRVCREQGMGMVTITDHNVIDGSLSIAHLPHTFISEEVTAHFPEDGCKVHVLAWDIDEHIHAEIQALRRNIYELTDYLRRTEVAHALAHPLFSVNDKLTMDHFEKLLLLFDVFESNGTRDSVQNNALRRILNLLTPEVVDELADKHGIEPYGAEPCRKSMTGGSDDHSGLHIARMYTEVPGARDLEGFFAGVAHGDSEPKGRHASPKAFGHILYGIGYQFYRERFGLSRYVNKDRFCTFLDRSLSPDSPEPTVLDRVKAAIHHSGALRRRGRRKEPDELRSILKTMASQEFESRRSENPDSVRKAADEFEWFEFANATANRVLAHYGDRLLKRVQDADFFSIYKEFASAGALYTLLSPFFVGFSVFTRDRAFCNQAMARFLEFHPGLQQPRKRVKIAHFTDTFFETNGVAKTLQEHVQLARASNKEYAIVTCDDGASRNLPGVLNFKPVGRYELPEYPELSLFYPPFLQMLTEVYDQGFTHIHSATPGPIGLAALGIARALKLPISGTYHTALPQYALHLTEDEGMEEFMWKAMVWYYNQMDYVYVPSDAVGRELRGKGVHPDKIRRYPRGVDVERFTPEKRNGFFKKYSLNGSRKLIYAGRISREKNLHILEQAYTLLVDQFPGKLDFVVVGDGPYRVEMERNLAGTNAVFTGKLEGEELAAAYASSDLFVFPSTTDTFGRVVLEAQASGLPVIVTDQGGPQENLLPGETGLVVEGNNPVALKDAILSLVLDSSRLQAMGKSAREYMETRSLSRCFDTTWTMFAEN is encoded by the coding sequence ATGAAAATCGATCTGCATGTCCATTCCAGGTTCTCTTCAAGGCCGTCGCAGTGGATTTTGAGGAAAATGCACTGCCCGGAGAGCTTTGTGGAGCCGGAGACCATCTATCGGGTTTGCAGGGAGCAGGGCATGGGGATGGTCACGATCACCGACCATAATGTCATCGATGGATCACTTTCCATAGCGCACCTGCCGCACACGTTCATCAGCGAGGAAGTCACCGCCCATTTTCCCGAGGACGGCTGCAAGGTCCATGTCCTGGCCTGGGACATAGATGAGCATATCCATGCGGAGATCCAGGCCCTACGGCGAAATATCTACGAACTCACGGATTATCTGCGCCGCACGGAGGTGGCCCACGCCCTCGCCCATCCGCTCTTTTCCGTGAACGACAAGCTCACAATGGACCACTTCGAAAAGCTGCTGCTGCTCTTCGACGTGTTCGAATCCAACGGCACCAGGGACAGCGTGCAGAACAACGCCCTGCGTCGCATTCTGAACCTGCTCACGCCGGAAGTGGTGGACGAACTCGCCGACAAACACGGGATCGAGCCTTATGGTGCGGAGCCGTGTCGCAAATCCATGACCGGCGGATCCGACGACCACAGCGGGCTGCACATCGCTCGCATGTACACGGAGGTTCCCGGAGCGCGGGACCTGGAAGGGTTTTTTGCCGGCGTAGCCCATGGTGACTCCGAGCCCAAAGGCCGGCACGCCTCGCCCAAGGCTTTCGGCCATATCCTTTACGGCATCGGCTACCAGTTCTACCGCGAGCGTTTCGGCCTTTCGCGCTACGTGAACAAGGACCGTTTCTGCACATTTCTGGACCGCTCCCTGTCTCCGGACTCGCCAGAACCGACGGTTCTGGACAGAGTCAAGGCCGCGATTCACCACTCGGGGGCGCTGCGCCGCCGGGGCAGACGAAAAGAGCCCGATGAGCTTCGCTCCATCCTCAAAACAATGGCTTCCCAGGAGTTCGAGTCCCGCCGTAGCGAGAACCCGGATTCCGTACGCAAAGCGGCCGACGAGTTCGAGTGGTTCGAGTTCGCCAACGCCACGGCGAACCGTGTGCTGGCCCACTATGGAGACAGACTCCTGAAGCGCGTGCAGGACGCGGATTTTTTCAGTATCTACAAAGAATTTGCATCGGCAGGGGCGCTTTATACGTTGCTCTCGCCGTTTTTCGTGGGGTTCTCCGTGTTCACCAGGGACCGCGCTTTCTGCAATCAGGCGATGGCCAGATTCCTGGAATTCCACCCCGGACTGCAGCAACCCCGGAAACGGGTGAAGATAGCCCACTTCACGGATACGTTCTTCGAGACCAACGGCGTTGCCAAGACCCTGCAGGAGCATGTTCAGCTCGCCCGCGCCAGCAACAAGGAGTACGCCATCGTCACCTGCGACGACGGCGCCAGTCGCAACCTGCCCGGCGTGCTCAATTTCAAGCCTGTTGGACGCTATGAACTGCCCGAGTACCCGGAGCTCTCGCTCTTCTACCCCCCCTTCCTGCAGATGCTTACCGAAGTGTACGACCAGGGGTTCACCCACATCCACTCGGCCACGCCCGGGCCCATCGGCCTGGCAGCGTTGGGTATAGCCCGTGCGCTCAAGCTGCCCATCTCCGGCACCTATCACACCGCACTGCCGCAGTACGCCCTGCACCTTACGGAAGACGAGGGCATGGAAGAGTTCATGTGGAAAGCCATGGTCTGGTATTACAACCAGATGGACTACGTGTATGTGCCCTCGGACGCCGTGGGCCGGGAACTGCGCGGCAAGGGCGTGCATCCGGACAAGATCCGTCGCTACCCCCGCGGCGTGGACGTGGAGCGCTTCACCCCGGAGAAGCGCAATGGGTTCTTCAAAAAGTACAGTCTGAACGGATCCAGAAAGCTCATCTACGCAGGCCGCATTTCCAGGGAGAAGAATCTGCACATACTGGAGCAGGCCTATACGTTGCTGGTGGATCAGTTCCCGGGCAAGCTCGATTTCGTGGTGGTGGGCGACGGCCCCTACCGCGTGGAGATGGAGCGGAATCTGGCCGGCACGAACGCCGTGTTCACCGGCAAACTGGAGGGCGAGGAGCTTGCCGCGGCGTACGCCTCCAGTGACCTTTTCGTCTTCCCCTCAACCACGGACACCTTCGGCCGCGTAGTGCTGGAGGCCCAGGCCTCCGGGTTGCCCGTGATCGTCACGGACCAGGGCGGCCCGCAGGAGAACCTGCTGCCTGGTGAGACCGGCCTGGTGGTGGAAGGGAACAATCCCGTTGCGCTGAAGGACGCCATCCTCTCTCTTGTCCTCGATTCTTCGCGTCTGCAGGCCATGGGCAAAAGCGCCCGGGAATACATGGAAACGCGTTCGCTTTCCCGCTGCTTCGACACCACCTGGACGATGTTCGCAGAGAATTGA